The following are from one region of the Mesorhizobium sp. B2-8-5 genome:
- a CDS encoding L,D-transpeptidase family protein: MLRLIFSLSALAAGLVSSCAFATPSVDGAQSARPTERGALMLAQEGNIDIYYDARGNRVLVDADTGKVIAIQPPGSKLDRRALRRQMRMQELGRAPAEDDDRYYLDNPEDMARFRRRQLEENGRVIPPPVDEYDPNDDNSVDAYPPAPNNDEGYATTYPEAPKSNTIKRQPLNEASIDPEQPGQGEVLQTNPDAQPSPDTGGKATVDPSLSLGVRQDVAALQVLLDRGGASPGVIDGRFGSNVDKALAAYNEINGTSLKSTDEVGIQAALAQSGGDAFASYTITPEDAAGHYLASIPEDYSQKARLDCMCYTSVTEALAERFHMDETYLKSINKGVDFNRPGTMIKVANFGKLVSTPVARVVADKTKKEVYAYDAGGKLVAAYPATIGSADTPSPTGIHAVSRVALDPNYTYNPNINFKQGQNDKILMIPPGPNGPVGSVWIALDKPTYGIHGTPDPSKIGKTESHGCVRLTNWDARELAKLVSPGVTVEFVGGSSADYVAQQ; encoded by the coding sequence ATGCTGCGCTTGATCTTTTCCCTTTCGGCACTCGCGGCCGGGCTGGTGTCTTCCTGTGCGTTCGCCACGCCGAGCGTGGATGGCGCGCAGAGCGCGCGCCCGACCGAGCGCGGCGCGCTGATGCTGGCTCAGGAAGGCAATATCGACATCTACTACGACGCCAGGGGCAACCGCGTCCTGGTCGATGCAGATACCGGCAAGGTCATCGCCATCCAGCCGCCAGGCAGCAAGCTCGATCGCCGCGCGCTTCGCCGGCAGATGCGCATGCAGGAACTCGGCCGCGCGCCGGCCGAGGACGACGACCGCTACTATCTCGACAATCCCGAGGACATGGCCCGCTTCCGCCGCCGGCAACTGGAGGAAAACGGCCGCGTCATCCCGCCACCGGTCGATGAGTACGACCCCAACGACGACAATTCCGTCGATGCCTATCCGCCGGCGCCCAACAACGATGAAGGCTATGCGACCACCTATCCGGAGGCGCCGAAGTCCAACACCATCAAGCGCCAGCCGCTGAACGAGGCGTCGATCGACCCGGAGCAGCCGGGCCAGGGCGAAGTGCTGCAGACCAATCCCGACGCCCAGCCGTCGCCGGACACCGGCGGCAAGGCCACCGTCGATCCATCGCTGTCGCTCGGGGTGCGCCAGGACGTCGCCGCGCTGCAGGTGCTGCTCGACCGCGGCGGCGCCTCGCCGGGCGTGATCGACGGGCGCTTCGGCTCGAATGTCGACAAGGCGCTGGCCGCCTACAACGAGATCAACGGCACCAGTTTGAAATCGACCGATGAAGTCGGCATCCAGGCGGCGCTTGCCCAGTCGGGCGGCGACGCCTTTGCCTCCTACACGATTACGCCGGAGGATGCGGCCGGCCACTATCTCGCCTCGATCCCCGAGGACTACAGCCAGAAGGCCAGGCTCGACTGCATGTGCTACACCTCGGTCACCGAGGCGCTGGCCGAGCGCTTCCACATGGACGAGACCTATCTGAAGTCGATCAACAAAGGGGTCGACTTCAATCGCCCCGGCACGATGATCAAGGTCGCCAATTTCGGCAAGCTGGTGTCGACGCCGGTGGCGCGCGTTGTCGCCGACAAGACCAAGAAGGAAGTCTACGCCTATGATGCGGGCGGCAAGCTGGTCGCGGCCTATCCGGCGACCATCGGCTCGGCCGACACGCCTTCGCCGACCGGCATTCACGCCGTCTCGCGCGTCGCGCTCGATCCGAACTACACCTACAACCCGAACATCAATTTCAAGCAGGGCCAGAACGACAAGATTCTCATGATCCCGCCGGGGCCGAACGGTCCGGTCGGCTCGGTGTGGATCGCGCTCGATAAGCCGACCTACGGCATCCACGGCACGCCCGATCCCTCCAAGATCGGCAAGACCGAGAGCCATGGCTGCGTGCGCCTGACCAATTGGGATGCGCGAGAGCTTGCCAAATTGGTGTCGCCTGGTGTGACCGTCGAATTCGTCGGCGGCTCTTCAGCCGACTATGTGGCGCAGCAGTGA
- a CDS encoding TMEM175 family protein yields MKRPLEPSAESRGRIVGITDGVFAIALTLIVLEIRVPSHEAVHSEGELLSAILALAPRFLTYALSFLTLTIFWFGQQAQHGLIAKSDRRLATLNLCFLAFIALLPFSTDLLADFLEFRLAVLVYWLNLLMLGLTLLASWRYAEKNGFLAEGVDAQTTRTVYLRIVKAQILWAIGAALCLISPLLSVGFILVVQLVYATAPRSSLLRHIVG; encoded by the coding sequence ATGAAACGACCGCTTGAACCGTCGGCCGAATCGCGCGGACGCATCGTCGGCATCACCGACGGCGTCTTCGCCATCGCGCTTACGCTCATCGTGCTGGAGATCAGGGTGCCATCGCATGAGGCGGTCCATTCCGAAGGTGAATTGCTTTCGGCAATCCTGGCGCTGGCGCCGCGCTTCCTGACCTACGCGCTGAGCTTTTTGACGCTGACCATCTTCTGGTTCGGCCAGCAGGCGCAGCATGGGCTGATCGCAAAGTCGGACCGGCGGCTGGCGACGCTGAACCTCTGCTTTCTAGCCTTCATCGCGCTATTGCCGTTCTCCACCGACCTTCTGGCCGATTTCCTCGAATTCAGGCTTGCGGTGCTTGTCTACTGGCTGAACCTGCTGATGCTCGGTCTCACCTTGCTTGCCAGCTGGCGTTACGCCGAGAAAAACGGCTTCCTGGCCGAAGGCGTCGATGCGCAAACGACGCGTACTGTCTACCTGCGCATCGTCAAGGCGCAGATCCTATGGGCGATCGGCGCGGCGCTCTGTCTCATCAGCCCGCTGCTCAGCGTCGGCTTCATCCTGGTTGTGCAGCTCGTCTACGCCACCGCGCCACGCAGCTCACTGCTGCGCCACATAGTCGGCTGA